One segment of Spartobacteria bacterium DNA contains the following:
- a CDS encoding FMN-binding protein: MIQSGILFFRRWGKLIWGVAVFFLFGWHLNDVAIVNQQSERIVAPVSSALISIGTSFFPNASTVLSHTNDWSWDDVVDEGGQLLGYILTGPAPDARIRGYAGAVPIAVGISEGGRVTGVRFLANRETPGFVRRVASAGLLKRWDGMSITGIPEKVDAVSGATYTSMAVIRGVEDVLSRASQVLPSIAGSSSGSGADDSSTYEWFDACIALAGFAMAGLRYKKPVLFSGVWLFAYRVLIIGVFGVVLQSMLSMAVLAGWLREPEAALRHGAVLCMAGLTLVVGLLSGKNIYCRLLCPYGQAQDVAASLVRHRPSKSPQWMRRLFSWLRLGVISWVAISLWFGFVCDYSALEPFTAFHPGSASIGSLVLGAGFLLVSIFYPRLWCASLCPTGWLVRLLTIRSSRKGA; the protein is encoded by the coding sequence ATGATACAGAGTGGGATTTTATTTTTTAGACGCTGGGGAAAGCTCATATGGGGCGTTGCTGTTTTTTTTCTGTTTGGATGGCATCTAAATGATGTCGCTATAGTCAATCAGCAGAGTGAAAGGATTGTCGCACCGGTAAGTTCTGCCCTAATTTCGATTGGAACATCATTTTTTCCGAATGCATCGACAGTGCTTTCTCATACCAATGATTGGTCATGGGATGATGTTGTGGATGAAGGGGGACAGTTGCTGGGTTACATTTTAACAGGGCCGGCACCGGATGCACGTATACGTGGTTATGCCGGAGCGGTTCCGATCGCTGTGGGTATATCTGAAGGTGGAAGGGTGACGGGGGTGCGTTTTCTGGCAAATCGTGAAACCCCGGGATTTGTCCGCAGGGTCGCATCTGCGGGACTGCTAAAACGATGGGACGGCATGTCCATTACGGGGATTCCGGAAAAAGTGGATGCTGTTTCAGGGGCGACGTATACCAGTATGGCTGTGATTCGCGGCGTTGAAGACGTTTTATCTCGGGCCTCGCAGGTTCTTCCATCGATTGCCGGCTCTTCGTCAGGAAGTGGTGCAGATGATTCCTCAACCTATGAATGGTTTGATGCTTGTATTGCTCTGGCGGGGTTCGCAATGGCTGGCTTGCGTTACAAAAAACCAGTGCTGTTTTCTGGAGTATGGCTGTTTGCATATCGCGTGCTGATTATAGGTGTTTTTGGGGTAGTGCTACAGTCCATGCTTTCCATGGCAGTTCTGGCGGGTTGGCTGCGGGAGCCCGAGGCTGCATTACGGCATGGGGCGGTGCTTTGTATGGCGGGTCTGACGCTGGTGGTTGGGCTTTTGTCAGGTAAAAATATTTATTGTCGATTGTTGTGCCCTTATGGTCAGGCGCAGGACGTGGCTGCTTCGTTGGTGAGGCATCGCCCATCGAAAAGTCCGCAGTGGATGCGGCGGCTATTTTCGTGGCTTCGGCTAGGTGTCATCAGTTGGGTCGCGATTTCTCTGTGGTTTGGTTTTGTGTGTGATTATTCTGCTCTCGAACCTTTTACAGCCTTTCACCCGGGGAGTGCTTCCATCGGTTCGCTGGTGCTGGGAGCGGGATTTCTTCTTGTGTCCATTTTTTACCCGCGATTATGGTGTGCGAGTCTTTGCCCTACGGGTTGGCTGGTACGGTTGCTGACGATCAGGTCGTCGCGAAAAGGGGCTTAG